The Micromonospora sp. NBC_01740 genome includes a window with the following:
- a CDS encoding alpha/beta hydrolase — protein sequence MALMRVDFHSEVLGLGTSMTVILPQHTSSQVGMSGSAPPGDPPVLYLLHGLSDDDTIWLRRTSIERYVAPLGLAVVMPQVGRSFYSDEEHGNRYWTFLTDELPRLCHGFFRLSTRREDTFVAGLSMGGYGALKWALRDPGRFAAAASLSGALDVATRRHHPTAPLDPGVWHTAFGERTVAGSDDDVLALLGRTTGADLPALRVACGTEDFLYEDNLTFVTAARERGVPLTVDFSPGAHDWAYWDAKIQDVLAWLPLRTGG from the coding sequence GTGGCCCTGATGCGTGTCGACTTCCACTCCGAGGTGCTCGGTCTCGGCACCTCCATGACCGTGATCCTGCCGCAGCACACCTCCTCGCAGGTCGGCATGTCCGGTAGCGCCCCGCCGGGCGACCCGCCCGTGCTCTACCTGCTGCACGGGTTGTCCGACGACGACACGATCTGGCTGCGCCGCACCTCGATCGAGCGGTACGTGGCGCCGCTCGGCCTGGCCGTGGTGATGCCCCAGGTCGGGCGCAGCTTCTACAGCGACGAGGAGCACGGCAACCGGTACTGGACCTTCCTCACCGACGAGCTGCCCCGGCTGTGCCACGGGTTCTTCCGGCTCTCGACGCGTCGGGAGGACACCTTCGTCGCCGGGCTCTCGATGGGCGGCTACGGGGCGCTGAAGTGGGCGCTGCGCGACCCGGGCCGGTTCGCGGCGGCGGCGAGCCTCTCCGGCGCGCTCGACGTGGCCACCCGCCGCCACCATCCGACCGCGCCCCTCGACCCCGGCGTCTGGCACACCGCCTTCGGCGAGCGCACCGTCGCGGGCAGCGACGACGATGTCCTCGCCCTGCTCGGCAGGACCACGGGCGCCGACCTGCCCGCGCTGCGCGTCGCCTGCGGCACCGAGGACTTCCTGTACGAGGACAACCTGACCTTCGTCACGGCGGCCCGCGAGCGCGGCGTCCCGCTCACCGTGGACTTCTCCCCCGGCGCGCACGACTGGGCGTACTGGGACGCGAAGATCCAGGACGTGCTGGCCTGGTTGCCTCTGCGCACGGGCGGCTGA
- a CDS encoding acetylxylan esterase, with protein MALTDLPEEQLRAYRGGVREPADFDRFWADTIAESRECGWPVRAEPVPTGLATIDVLDVTFPGFAGQPVRAWLRLPRGAESPLPTVVQYAGYGGGRGHPLENLLWASAGFAHLQMDTRGQGAGWTRGDTPDPAAAGPEAPGVATRGVTDPRTYYYRRFLTDAVRAVDAVRTLPAVDPARVAVLGHSQGGGAALAVAALTPDLRAVVAGVPFLCDIPRAIVLTDAQPYREIRDYLAVHRHAEERVLDTLAYVDGVNFARRCHLPARFSVALMDEIVPPSTVFAAVNACRGPTELSVWRYNGHEAGGIDDDEAAVGFLRVHLWPDRAPDGP; from the coding sequence GTGGCCCTCACCGACCTGCCCGAGGAGCAGTTGCGCGCGTACCGCGGCGGGGTGCGGGAGCCGGCGGACTTCGACCGGTTCTGGGCGGACACGATCGCCGAGTCGCGGGAGTGCGGCTGGCCGGTGCGCGCCGAGCCGGTGCCCACCGGGCTGGCCACGATCGACGTGCTCGACGTGACCTTTCCCGGCTTCGCCGGGCAGCCGGTGCGGGCCTGGCTGCGGCTGCCGCGCGGCGCCGAGTCGCCCCTGCCCACCGTCGTGCAGTACGCCGGCTACGGCGGCGGCCGGGGCCACCCGCTGGAGAACCTGCTGTGGGCCTCGGCCGGGTTCGCGCACCTGCAGATGGACACCCGGGGGCAGGGGGCGGGCTGGACCCGGGGGGACACCCCGGATCCGGCCGCCGCCGGCCCCGAGGCGCCCGGGGTCGCCACCCGTGGCGTGACGGACCCCCGCACGTACTACTACCGGCGGTTCCTCACCGACGCGGTGCGGGCGGTGGACGCCGTCCGCACCCTGCCGGCGGTCGATCCGGCGCGGGTCGCGGTCCTCGGGCACAGCCAGGGCGGCGGGGCGGCGCTCGCCGTCGCCGCGTTGACGCCCGACCTGCGGGCCGTCGTGGCCGGCGTGCCCTTCCTGTGCGACATCCCGCGCGCGATCGTGCTCACCGACGCGCAGCCGTACCGGGAGATCCGCGACTATCTGGCCGTCCACCGGCACGCCGAGGAGCGGGTGCTCGACACCCTGGCGTACGTCGACGGGGTGAACTTCGCCCGCCGGTGCCACCTGCCGGCCCGCTTCTCCGTCGCGCTGATGGACGAGATCGTGCCGCCGTCGACGGTCTTCGCCGCCGTCAACGCCTGCCGGGGGCCGACGGAGCTGTCGGTCTGGCGGTACAACGGTCACGAGGCCGGCGGGATCGACGACGACGAGGCGGCGGTGGGCTTCCTGCGCGTACACCTCTGGCCGGACCGGGCGCCCGACGGCCCGTAG
- a CDS encoding helix-turn-helix domain-containing protein, which yields MSEEMYSVEQVAERLGLHVRTVRGYIRAGRLRAVRIGKQYRIARADLDALTGRSAPARPAVGTAVEVSSILQIDGVDRAAADRLATLVLATANTTHHPAHPLRIQTVHDEERNRMKIVILGGASATAEVLHLVDAVLDGDNGLLTREAGDA from the coding sequence ATGAGTGAGGAAATGTACTCGGTGGAGCAGGTGGCCGAGCGGCTGGGCCTGCACGTGCGCACCGTGCGGGGCTACATCCGCGCCGGTCGACTCAGGGCGGTGCGGATCGGCAAGCAGTACCGGATCGCCCGCGCCGACCTCGACGCGCTGACCGGTCGGTCGGCCCCCGCCCGTCCCGCCGTCGGTACGGCGGTGGAGGTGTCGAGCATCCTGCAGATCGACGGCGTCGACCGGGCCGCGGCCGACCGGCTGGCCACGCTCGTCCTGGCCACGGCGAACACCACCCACCACCCCGCGCACCCGCTGCGCATCCAGACCGTCCACGACGAGGAGCGGAACCGCATGAAGATCGTGATCCTGGGCGGAGCCTCGGCCACCGCCGAGGTGCTGCACCTGGTCGACGCCGTGCTCGACGGCGACAACGGCCTGCTCACCAGGGAGGCCGGCGATGCCTGA
- a CDS encoding spore photoproduct lyase family protein — MRPEAEPVDVDEPLAVDVPPAPHDASGERVPTRDLAGLAPPARPARRWLPRRVVATPAALDHPHGRRVARRVEALGIEVERLRANRLTGIRGDTERETYARAKATMALVVSPPSRRKLQPIAPSADWRFDLAEGCPAHCQYCYLAGSLSGPPVTRVYADLDDILAGLADYAGRGTVTSRSAERAAEGTTFEASCYTDPLALEHLTGSWRRAVEHFAGWDAPVQLRWTTKYADVDTFVGLPHAGRTRVRFSVNCRPVSERMEGGTASVPHRLAALRRLALDGYPVGLTVAPIMPLPGWREHYGELLDAVAGAVAGVPGLDLTAELITHRFTPGSKEVLLDWYPRTRLEMDESARSRRYGRFGAVKYVYPRDTMAELRTWFDRELAARLPACRVLYWT; from the coding sequence ATGAGGCCGGAGGCCGAGCCGGTGGACGTCGACGAGCCGCTGGCCGTCGACGTACCGCCCGCGCCGCACGACGCCAGCGGCGAGCGCGTGCCGACCCGCGACCTGGCCGGGCTGGCGCCACCGGCGCGGCCGGCGCGGCGGTGGCTGCCGCGCCGGGTGGTCGCCACGCCGGCCGCGCTGGACCACCCGCACGGCCGGCGCGTGGCCCGGCGCGTCGAGGCCCTGGGCATCGAGGTCGAGCGGCTGCGCGCCAACCGGCTCACCGGCATCCGCGGGGACACCGAGCGGGAGACGTACGCGCGGGCGAAGGCGACCATGGCGCTCGTGGTCAGCCCGCCGTCGCGCCGGAAGCTGCAACCAATCGCGCCCAGCGCGGACTGGCGCTTCGACCTGGCGGAGGGCTGCCCGGCCCACTGCCAGTACTGCTACCTCGCCGGCTCGCTGTCGGGGCCACCGGTGACGCGGGTGTACGCCGACCTGGACGACATCCTCGCCGGCCTCGCGGACTACGCCGGGCGGGGCACGGTGACCAGCCGCAGCGCCGAGCGGGCCGCCGAGGGCACCACCTTCGAGGCGTCCTGCTACACGGACCCGCTGGCCCTGGAGCACCTCACCGGCAGCTGGCGCCGGGCGGTGGAGCACTTCGCCGGCTGGGACGCCCCGGTGCAGCTGCGCTGGACCACCAAGTACGCCGACGTGGACACGTTCGTGGGGCTGCCGCACGCCGGGCGCACCCGGGTCCGGTTCAGCGTCAACTGCCGCCCGGTCAGCGAGCGGATGGAGGGCGGCACGGCGTCGGTGCCGCACCGGCTGGCGGCGCTGCGCCGGCTCGCCCTCGACGGTTACCCGGTGGGGTTGACCGTCGCGCCGATCATGCCGCTGCCCGGCTGGCGGGAGCACTACGGCGAGCTGCTCGACGCGGTCGCGGGCGCGGTCGCCGGGGTGCCGGGGCTCGACCTGACCGCCGAGCTGATCACCCACCGGTTCACCCCGGGCAGCAAGGAGGTACTGCTCGACTGGTACCCGCGCACGAGGCTGGAGATGGACGAGTCCGCCCGCAGCCGCAGGTACGGCAGGTTCGGCGCCGTGAAGTACGTCTACCCGCGCGACACGATGGCCGAGCTGCGCACCTGGTTCGACCGCGAGCTGGCCGCCCGGCTGCCTGCCTGCCGGGTCCTCTACTGGACGTGA
- a CDS encoding DinB family protein: MATERIGPPVTGDEREMLRAFLDYHRATLAMKCDGLSDEDLRRQSMPPSTLSLLGLVRHMAEVERAWFRRTIDGEDVPLVWSDSGDFQVAYDASGATRAEAFDAWQREVAHSRRIEREAESLDVTGHHARSGEDVSLRLVMLHLIHEYARHNGHADLLREGVDGTVGA, from the coding sequence GTGGCCACCGAACGGATCGGGCCGCCCGTCACCGGGGACGAGCGCGAGATGCTGCGCGCCTTCCTGGACTACCACCGGGCGACCCTCGCGATGAAGTGCGACGGGCTGTCCGACGAGGACCTGCGCCGGCAGTCGATGCCCCCGTCCACGCTGTCGCTGCTCGGTCTGGTCCGGCACATGGCGGAGGTGGAGCGGGCCTGGTTCCGCCGGACCATCGACGGCGAGGACGTGCCGCTGGTCTGGTCGGACTCGGGCGACTTCCAGGTGGCGTACGACGCGAGCGGCGCCACCCGCGCCGAGGCGTTCGACGCCTGGCAGCGGGAGGTCGCGCACTCGCGTCGCATCGAGCGCGAGGCCGAGTCGCTCGACGTGACCGGCCACCACGCCAGATCCGGCGAGGACGTGTCCCTGCGCCTGGTGATGCTGCACCTGATCCACGAGTACGCCCGCCACAACGGCCACGCCGACCTCCTGCGCGAGGGCGTCGACGGCACCGTCGGGGCCTGA
- a CDS encoding carbohydrate ABC transporter permease translates to MSTTTLAASAATEQRRARRSPGGPTLSRPGFAWALPATLFFGLFALVPLVLVVVLSFTSWAGLGSPEYVGLDNWQRLARDPVMINSLWLSVLLTALGVLVQTPLSLLIGVWASGPQRNRAVLSAVFFLPLLLSATAVSVLWRALLDPNFGVPGQAPWLFGDGNLFGSRTGAIAVLVFVGSWQFIPFHALIYQGAARAVPAVLYQAAEVDGAGRWEQFRHVTLPQLRNAMITSVVLMVVGGLTTFDTVLILTQGGPGTDTTITAYHMYEQAFRSFDFGAGAAIALLLVVVATVISLIVVRVSGYDKMRSTMEGL, encoded by the coding sequence ATGTCCACCACCACCCTCGCCGCCTCCGCCGCGACGGAGCAGCGACGGGCCCGACGAAGCCCGGGCGGCCCCACCCTCAGCCGCCCGGGCTTCGCCTGGGCCCTCCCCGCCACCCTGTTCTTCGGGCTCTTCGCGCTCGTTCCGCTGGTCCTCGTGGTCGTGCTCAGCTTCACCAGCTGGGCGGGCCTCGGCTCGCCCGAGTACGTCGGGCTGGACAACTGGCAGCGGCTCGCCCGCGACCCAGTGATGATCAACAGTCTGTGGCTGAGCGTCCTGCTCACCGCCCTCGGCGTGCTGGTGCAGACGCCGCTGAGCCTGCTGATCGGCGTGTGGGCTTCCGGGCCGCAGCGCAACCGGGCCGTGCTGTCCGCCGTCTTCTTCCTGCCGCTGCTGCTGTCGGCGACCGCCGTGTCGGTGCTGTGGCGGGCGCTGCTCGACCCGAACTTCGGCGTGCCCGGCCAGGCCCCGTGGCTGTTCGGCGACGGCAACCTCTTCGGCAGCCGGACGGGCGCGATCGCCGTGCTGGTCTTCGTCGGCAGCTGGCAGTTCATCCCGTTCCACGCGCTGATCTACCAGGGCGCGGCCCGCGCCGTGCCGGCGGTGCTCTACCAGGCCGCCGAGGTCGACGGCGCCGGCCGGTGGGAGCAGTTCCGCCACGTGACCCTGCCGCAGCTGCGCAACGCCATGATCACCTCCGTGGTCCTCATGGTCGTCGGCGGGCTGACCACGTTCGACACCGTGCTGATCCTCACCCAGGGCGGGCCGGGCACCGACACCACCATCACCGCCTACCACATGTACGAGCAGGCGTTCCGCAGCTTCGACTTCGGCGCGGGCGCGGCCATCGCCCTGCTCCTCGTCGTCGTCGCCACCGTCATCTCGCTGATCGTGGTCCGGGTCTCCGGCTACGACAAGATGCGCTCCACGATGGAGGGCCTGTGA
- a CDS encoding beta-glucosidase family protein, with protein MTDNVTLDIAPGTAIWTDPTLDLATRVDALVAVMTLPEKVAQLYGVWVGAAADGGEVAPYQHEMEEPVDLAALLDTGLGQLTRPFGTAPVDPALGALSLLRTQQRVAAANRFGIPAMAHEECLAGFAAWGATAYPVPLSWGATFDPELIGRMAAAIGADLRRVGVHQGLAPVLDVVRDARWGRVEETIGEDPYLVGTIATAYVRGLESAGVVATLKHFAGYSASRGGRNLAPVAMGPRERADVILPPFEMAVREGGARSVMHAYTDTDGMPSAADEELLTGLLRDAWGFPGTVVADYFGIAFLHTLHGVAGSWAEAAAEALAAGVDVELPTVKTFGEPLREALAAGAVPEALIDRAVRRVLTQKAQLGLLDADWSAVPAALAGADLSDPEALRGTVDLDPPANRALAREVAERSVVLLANDGTLPLHRPARIALVGPQAESPTAVLGCYSFPAHVGSRHPEVPVGIALPTLAAALRAEFPGSVVVTVAGVSVDGDDTSGVPAAVAAARDADVVVAALGDRAGLFGRGTSGEGCDAESLALPGAQQHLLDALLDTGTPVVVTMLAGRPYALGRAVTDAAAIVQSFFPGEEGTPAVAGVLSGRVAPQGRLPVSVPRGPGAQPTTYLSARLGQASDVSNVDPTPAFGFGHGLGYTTFDWSGLVVDEPLAATDGELRLHFTVRNTGSRWGSEVVQVYAHDPVASVVQPVQRLVGYLRVPLEAGAACRVDLAVPADLFAFTGRDGRRVVEPGELELRLAASSTDHRLVAAVALRGPARHVDHTRRLHPRFAVTPSAG; from the coding sequence GTGACCGACAACGTGACCCTCGACATCGCCCCCGGCACCGCGATCTGGACCGACCCGACCCTCGACCTCGCGACCCGGGTGGACGCCCTGGTCGCCGTGATGACCCTGCCGGAGAAGGTGGCCCAGCTCTACGGCGTCTGGGTCGGCGCCGCCGCCGACGGGGGAGAGGTCGCGCCGTACCAGCACGAGATGGAGGAACCGGTCGACCTGGCCGCCCTGCTGGACACGGGTCTCGGCCAGCTGACCCGCCCGTTCGGCACCGCCCCGGTCGACCCCGCGCTCGGCGCGCTGTCGCTGCTGCGGACCCAGCAGCGCGTCGCCGCCGCCAACCGGTTCGGCATCCCGGCGATGGCGCACGAGGAGTGCCTGGCCGGCTTCGCCGCCTGGGGCGCCACCGCGTACCCCGTGCCGCTGTCCTGGGGCGCCACCTTCGATCCGGAGCTGATCGGGCGGATGGCCGCGGCCATCGGCGCCGACCTGCGCCGCGTCGGGGTGCACCAGGGGCTGGCCCCAGTGCTCGACGTGGTGCGCGACGCGCGCTGGGGGCGGGTGGAGGAGACGATCGGCGAGGACCCCTACCTGGTGGGCACCATCGCCACCGCGTACGTGCGGGGCCTGGAGTCCGCCGGCGTGGTGGCGACGCTGAAGCACTTCGCCGGCTACTCCGCCTCCCGGGGCGGGCGCAACCTGGCGCCGGTGGCGATGGGCCCCCGCGAGCGCGCGGACGTGATCCTCCCGCCGTTCGAGATGGCGGTACGCGAGGGCGGCGCGCGGTCGGTGATGCACGCCTACACCGACACCGACGGGATGCCCTCGGCGGCCGACGAGGAGCTGCTGACCGGCCTGCTCCGCGACGCCTGGGGCTTCCCGGGCACCGTGGTGGCCGACTACTTCGGCATCGCCTTCCTGCACACCCTGCACGGCGTGGCCGGCAGCTGGGCCGAGGCGGCGGCCGAGGCCCTGGCAGCCGGCGTGGACGTCGAGCTGCCGACGGTCAAGACGTTCGGCGAGCCGCTGCGCGAGGCGCTCGCGGCCGGCGCGGTGCCGGAGGCACTGATCGACCGGGCGGTGCGTCGGGTGCTGACGCAGAAGGCGCAGCTCGGTCTCCTCGACGCCGACTGGAGCGCGGTGCCGGCCGCGCTGGCCGGCGCCGACCTGTCCGACCCGGAGGCGCTGCGCGGCACCGTCGACCTGGACCCGCCCGCCAACCGGGCGCTGGCCCGCGAGGTGGCCGAGCGCTCCGTGGTGCTGCTGGCCAACGACGGCACCCTGCCGCTGCACCGGCCGGCCCGCATCGCGCTGGTCGGCCCACAGGCGGAGAGCCCCACGGCGGTGCTGGGCTGCTACTCGTTCCCCGCCCACGTCGGCTCCCGGCATCCCGAGGTGCCCGTCGGCATCGCGCTGCCCACCCTGGCGGCGGCGCTGCGCGCCGAGTTCCCCGGCAGTGTCGTGGTCACCGTGGCCGGCGTCTCCGTCGACGGCGACGACACTTCCGGGGTGCCGGCGGCCGTCGCGGCGGCGCGGGACGCGGACGTGGTCGTCGCCGCGCTCGGCGACCGGGCGGGACTGTTCGGGCGGGGCACCAGCGGCGAGGGCTGCGACGCCGAGTCGCTGGCCCTGCCCGGGGCGCAGCAGCACCTGCTCGACGCGCTGCTGGACACCGGTACGCCCGTGGTGGTGACGATGCTCGCCGGGCGACCCTACGCGCTGGGCCGGGCGGTGACCGACGCGGCGGCGATCGTGCAGTCGTTCTTCCCCGGCGAGGAGGGCACCCCGGCCGTCGCCGGCGTGCTCAGCGGCCGGGTCGCACCGCAGGGGCGGCTGCCGGTCAGCGTGCCCCGGGGGCCGGGCGCGCAGCCGACCACCTACCTGTCGGCCCGGCTGGGCCAGGCCAGCGACGTCTCCAACGTCGACCCGACGCCGGCGTTCGGCTTCGGGCACGGCCTGGGCTACACCACGTTCGACTGGTCGGGCCTGGTCGTCGACGAGCCGCTCGCGGCGACCGACGGTGAGCTGCGGCTGCACTTCACGGTGCGCAACACCGGCTCCCGGTGGGGAAGCGAGGTGGTGCAGGTGTACGCCCACGACCCGGTGGCCTCGGTGGTCCAGCCGGTGCAGCGGCTGGTCGGTTACCTGCGGGTGCCGCTGGAGGCGGGCGCGGCCTGCCGGGTCGACCTGGCCGTGCCGGCCGACCTGTTCGCCTTCACGGGGCGCGACGGGCGGCGCGTCGTCGAGCCGGGGGAGCTGGAGCTGCGGCTGGCGGCGTCCAGCACCGACCACCGGCTGGTGGCGGCGGTCGCGCTGCGCGGTCCCGCCCGGCACGTCGACCACACCCGGCGGCTGCACCCCCGCTTCGCCGTCACGCCGTCGGCCGGCTGA
- a CDS encoding DUF4180 domain-containing protein translates to MPDVIQERAGVPVLVCDPDGPPVTTEQDALDLIGSAFLGAQVVAVPVRRLDASFFSLGTRFAGEVMQKFVNYRLRLVVVGDIGPHLAASSALRALVHESNRSGHVWFVPDLDALDARLAPAPGPGGAAPGPGRAPARG, encoded by the coding sequence ATGCCTGACGTCATCCAGGAGCGGGCCGGGGTGCCGGTGCTGGTGTGCGACCCGGACGGCCCGCCGGTGACCACCGAGCAGGACGCGCTGGACCTGATCGGCTCGGCCTTCCTCGGCGCCCAGGTGGTGGCCGTGCCGGTGCGCCGGCTGGACGCCTCCTTCTTCTCCCTCGGCACCCGCTTCGCCGGCGAGGTCATGCAGAAGTTCGTCAACTACCGGCTGCGCCTGGTCGTCGTGGGCGACATCGGCCCGCACCTCGCGGCCAGTTCGGCCCTGCGCGCCCTCGTGCACGAGTCGAACCGCTCCGGCCACGTGTGGTTCGTCCCCGACCTCGACGCCCTCGACGCCCGCCTGGCGCCGGCGCCGGGACCCGGTGGGGCCGCCCCCGGGCCGGGCAGGGCGCCGGCGCGCGGCTGA
- a CDS encoding carbohydrate ABC transporter permease, which yields MKRHRPNWIAGIGALAWLLVVGLPIYVMLATTVQTREGYGRNGPLAPPDTFTLDNYTGAFDEGFGRYLFNTLVVTVSVVAIVLLLVPPLAYAIVRSRSRLTSGVFRLFLLGLAIPAQAVIVPIFYLISKAGLYDNLVGVILPTAAFSLPVCALILSGVMRDITPDLYEAMAIDGASPARVFAQLVLPLSRGGIATIAVFSALQAWNGFLFPLILTQSDSTKVITLGLYNFQTQYGINIPGLLAAVVLSMVPVLLVYLFARRALVQGLMGVGGK from the coding sequence GTGAAGCGGCACCGCCCAAACTGGATCGCCGGGATCGGCGCCCTGGCCTGGCTCCTCGTGGTCGGCCTGCCGATCTACGTCATGCTGGCGACCACCGTGCAGACTCGGGAGGGCTACGGCCGCAACGGCCCGCTCGCCCCGCCCGACACCTTCACCCTCGACAACTACACCGGCGCCTTCGACGAGGGCTTCGGCCGCTACCTGTTCAACACTCTCGTGGTGACGGTGAGCGTGGTGGCCATCGTGCTGCTGCTCGTGCCGCCGCTGGCGTACGCCATCGTGCGCAGCCGCAGTCGGCTCACCTCCGGCGTGTTCCGGCTGTTCCTGTTGGGCCTGGCGATCCCGGCGCAGGCGGTCATCGTGCCGATCTTCTACCTGATCAGCAAGGCGGGGCTCTACGACAACCTCGTCGGCGTCATCCTGCCCACCGCCGCGTTCTCCCTGCCGGTGTGCGCGCTGATCCTCAGCGGCGTCATGCGGGACATCACCCCCGACCTGTACGAGGCGATGGCCATCGACGGCGCCAGCCCGGCGCGGGTCTTCGCCCAGTTGGTGCTGCCGCTGTCGCGCGGCGGGATCGCCACGATCGCGGTCTTCTCCGCCCTCCAGGCGTGGAACGGCTTCCTGTTCCCGCTGATCCTCACCCAGTCCGACTCCACCAAGGTGATCACCCTCGGCCTCTACAACTTCCAGACGCAGTACGGGATCAACATTCCCGGCCTGCTCGCCGCGGTCGTGCTGTCGATGGTGCCCGTCCTGCTCGTCTATCTGTTCGCCCGGCGGGCCCTGGTGCAGGGGCTGATGGGCGTCGGAGGAAAGTGA
- a CDS encoding acyl-CoA dehydrogenase family protein: MIDDDTRDLQTAVRGFVDRRVRPEIATWYEQGRLPVRDLARELGELGVLGMHLRGYGCAGTSAVAYGLACFELEAGDSGLRSLVSVQGSLAMYAIWRFGSEEQKQQWLPRMAAGEAIGCFGLTEPDFGSDPAGMRTRARRDGDDWVLDGTKMWITNGSVADVAVVWARTDEGVRGFLVPAGTPGFTAPEITRKLSLRASVTSELVLDDVRLPADAMLPEATGLSGPLTCLNEARFGIVFGALGAAHDCLETTIAYARSRQIFDKPLAAYQATQLKLADMGLELGKGMLLALQIGALKDAGTLDHRQISLGKLNSVREAIAIARECRAILGAAGITLDYPVIRHSANLESVLTYEGTSEVHQLIIGQVLTGHAAFK, from the coding sequence CTGATCGACGACGACACCCGAGACCTCCAAACCGCCGTGCGCGGCTTCGTCGACCGACGGGTCCGCCCGGAGATCGCCACCTGGTACGAGCAGGGCCGCCTGCCCGTGCGGGATCTCGCCCGCGAACTCGGTGAACTCGGCGTGCTCGGCATGCACCTGCGGGGCTACGGCTGCGCCGGCACCTCCGCCGTCGCGTACGGGCTGGCCTGCTTCGAGCTGGAGGCGGGCGACTCGGGGCTGCGCTCCCTGGTGTCGGTGCAGGGATCGCTCGCCATGTACGCCATCTGGCGGTTCGGCTCCGAGGAGCAGAAGCAGCAGTGGCTGCCCCGGATGGCGGCCGGCGAGGCCATCGGCTGCTTCGGCCTGACCGAACCGGACTTCGGCTCCGACCCGGCCGGCATGCGGACCCGGGCCCGCCGCGACGGGGACGACTGGGTGCTCGACGGCACCAAGATGTGGATCACCAACGGCTCCGTCGCAGATGTCGCCGTGGTGTGGGCCCGCACCGACGAGGGCGTACGCGGCTTCCTCGTCCCCGCCGGCACCCCCGGCTTCACCGCCCCGGAGATCACCCGCAAGCTCTCCCTGCGCGCCTCGGTGACCTCGGAACTCGTCCTCGACGACGTGCGGCTGCCCGCCGACGCGATGCTGCCGGAGGCCACCGGCCTGTCCGGGCCGCTGACGTGTCTCAACGAGGCCCGCTTCGGCATCGTCTTCGGGGCGCTGGGCGCGGCCCACGACTGCCTGGAGACGACGATCGCGTACGCCCGCAGCCGGCAGATCTTCGACAAGCCGCTCGCCGCGTACCAGGCCACCCAGCTCAAGCTCGCCGACATGGGGCTGGAGCTGGGCAAGGGGATGCTGCTGGCGTTGCAGATCGGCGCGCTGAAGGACGCCGGCACCCTCGACCACCGGCAGATCAGCCTGGGCAAGCTCAACAGCGTGCGGGAGGCCATCGCCATCGCCCGCGAGTGCCGCGCCATCCTGGGCGCGGCCGGGATCACCCTCGACTACCCGGTCATCCGGCACTCGGCCAACCTCGAATCCGTGCTCACCTACGAGGGCACGTCCGAGGTGCATCAGCTGATCATCGGACAGGTGCTGACCGGCCACGCCGCCTTCAAGTGA
- a CDS encoding M15 family metallopeptidase produces MARPVRIRRRAPRAATARRRAVAVAVVMVALAPACTRPAPSPPAAPPPSFPASAPAATSPGPGLVVLTDVDPRIRTDIRYATAHNFVGRPVAGYPEPLCLLTRRAAEALRRVQDAALARARSLKVYDCYRPQRAADDFVEWARQPGEQRMKAEFYPRVAKSELFDEGYVGAPTAHSRGSTLDLTLVDVPTPTQPPYAPGRPLVSCTAAKGQRFPDNGVDMGTGFDCFDPLAHTDSPQVTGLARDNRRLLRQLMTDGGFVNYDREWWHYRYRDEPWPDTYFDLPVARSSAEPVGG; encoded by the coding sequence GTGGCCAGGCCAGTCCGGATCCGCCGGCGAGCCCCGCGCGCCGCGACCGCCCGCCGGCGGGCGGTGGCCGTGGCCGTCGTGATGGTGGCGCTCGCGCCCGCCTGCACCCGACCCGCGCCGTCACCACCGGCCGCGCCGCCACCGTCGTTCCCGGCGTCCGCCCCCGCCGCGACGTCGCCCGGGCCGGGCCTCGTCGTCCTCACCGACGTCGACCCGCGCATCCGGACCGACATCCGGTACGCCACCGCCCACAACTTCGTCGGTCGGCCGGTCGCCGGCTACCCCGAACCGCTCTGCCTGCTCACCCGCCGGGCCGCCGAGGCGCTGCGCCGGGTGCAGGACGCCGCCCTCGCCCGGGCCCGCAGCCTGAAGGTGTACGACTGCTACCGCCCCCAACGGGCCGCCGACGACTTCGTCGAGTGGGCCCGGCAGCCCGGCGAGCAGCGGATGAAGGCGGAGTTCTATCCCCGGGTGGCGAAGTCCGAGCTGTTCGACGAGGGGTACGTCGGGGCGCCCACCGCCCACAGCCGGGGCAGCACGCTCGACCTGACCCTGGTCGACGTGCCGACCCCCACCCAGCCCCCGTACGCCCCGGGCCGGCCCCTGGTCTCCTGCACCGCTGCGAAGGGGCAGCGGTTCCCGGACAACGGCGTCGACATGGGCACCGGCTTCGACTGCTTCGACCCGCTCGCGCACACCGACTCACCCCAGGTCACCGGCCTGGCCCGGGACAACCGGCGGCTGCTGCGGCAGCTGATGACCGACGGCGGCTTCGTCAACTACGACCGCGAGTGGTGGCACTACCGCTACCGCGACGAACCCTGGCCGGACACGTACTTCGACCTGCCGGTGGCCCGCTCCTCGGCCGAACCCGTGGGCGGCTGA